One genomic region from Kineobactrum salinum encodes:
- a CDS encoding heavy metal translocating P-type ATPase: MATNSILQESNSFPAAGTSQLAITGMNCASCIGRVEKTLRQVPGVYSAQVNLATELATVHYDPGLGTEADLVAAVARAGYRARPQAPPFSSRSRFHALSQASRPSMQVLAAVLLTLPLVLPMLSSLVGRHWMLNGWLQLLLATPVQFWLGARFYRGGWSALKAGTGNMDLLVALGTSAAYGLSVYLLLFGGARGPELYFETSAAVMTLILVGKWLESRARYQALRSLQSLRPDRARVRRDGGDQEMALEQVEVGDLVVIRPGERVPVDGVVREGSSHVDESLLTGESLPVGKDVGDEITGGAVNQDGLLLVETRSVGNETTLARIIRLVEHAQAVKPPIQRTVDRISAVFVPVVLVVALLTLLGWALVEGDWQQALLNAVAVLVIACPCALGLATPAAIMVGTGTAARHGILVRDAEALERARHVTIVAFDKTGTLTEGRPRLVALQPMDISATQALALAAALQRGSEHPLAAAVLAAANEQGLAETHATEVRAIPGQGLTGHIDGSGLALGNDRMLQSLGLAPGALQREADALMAAGNTISWLARVDEEPRLLAMLAFGDTVRVSSRAAVQSLQVAGVRTVLISGDNPASARAIADRLGIDEVHAQVLPGDKAAIISRLKWDGRVAMVGDGINDAPALATADVGIAMGSGTDVAMHTAGITLMRADPRLVAAAIAISGRSSRKIHENLFWAFIYNVTGIPLAAMGLLNPVFAGAAMALSSISVVLNALLLKRWRPDDFLLEEQ; the protein is encoded by the coding sequence TTGGCAATCACCGGTATGAACTGCGCCTCCTGTATCGGGCGCGTGGAAAAAACCCTGCGGCAAGTGCCTGGCGTATACTCCGCCCAGGTCAACCTGGCGACCGAGCTGGCGACGGTGCACTACGATCCAGGCTTGGGAACAGAAGCCGATCTGGTTGCAGCGGTGGCGCGGGCAGGTTATCGGGCCCGGCCGCAGGCGCCGCCCTTCTCCTCCCGTTCGCGTTTCCATGCCCTCTCGCAAGCAAGCCGCCCTAGCATGCAGGTATTGGCGGCGGTATTGCTGACGCTGCCGCTGGTACTGCCCATGCTGAGCTCCCTGGTGGGCCGCCACTGGATGCTCAATGGCTGGCTGCAATTGTTGCTGGCCACCCCGGTACAGTTCTGGCTGGGGGCCCGCTTCTATCGCGGTGGGTGGAGCGCTCTGAAGGCGGGCACCGGCAATATGGATCTGCTGGTGGCGCTGGGTACCAGCGCCGCCTACGGCCTTTCGGTCTATCTGTTGTTGTTCGGCGGCGCCCGCGGTCCAGAGCTGTATTTTGAAACCTCGGCAGCAGTGATGACCCTGATCCTGGTGGGCAAGTGGCTGGAGTCCCGCGCCCGTTACCAGGCCCTGCGGTCCCTGCAGTCGTTGCGCCCGGACCGAGCCAGGGTCCGGCGTGACGGCGGAGACCAGGAGATGGCGCTGGAGCAGGTCGAGGTCGGGGACCTGGTGGTGATACGACCGGGAGAGCGGGTTCCGGTGGATGGCGTGGTACGTGAAGGCAGCAGCCACGTGGATGAATCCCTGCTGACCGGTGAGAGCCTGCCGGTGGGCAAGGACGTGGGTGACGAAATCACCGGCGGCGCTGTCAACCAGGACGGGTTGCTGCTGGTAGAGACCCGCTCGGTGGGCAATGAGACGACCCTGGCCCGGATCATCCGGCTGGTGGAACACGCCCAGGCGGTCAAGCCGCCGATTCAGCGCACCGTGGACAGGATCAGTGCCGTGTTTGTGCCGGTGGTGCTGGTGGTCGCCCTGCTAACTCTGCTGGGCTGGGCGCTGGTCGAAGGCGACTGGCAGCAGGCGCTGTTGAACGCGGTGGCAGTGTTGGTGATCGCCTGTCCCTGTGCGCTGGGCCTGGCCACTCCGGCGGCTATCATGGTGGGCACCGGGACCGCGGCGCGGCACGGCATCCTGGTCAGGGATGCCGAAGCTTTGGAGCGGGCCCGGCACGTTACCATCGTCGCCTTTGACAAAACCGGCACCCTTACCGAAGGCAGACCACGCCTGGTCGCGTTGCAGCCAATGGATATCAGCGCAACGCAGGCATTGGCCCTGGCTGCCGCGCTGCAGCGCGGCAGCGAGCATCCCCTGGCGGCCGCAGTACTGGCGGCGGCAAACGAGCAGGGCCTGGCGGAGACTCACGCCACTGAAGTCCGGGCCATACCCGGACAGGGCCTGACCGGACACATCGACGGCAGCGGTCTGGCGTTGGGCAACGACCGCATGTTGCAGTCGCTCGGCCTGGCGCCCGGTGCGTTGCAGCGCGAAGCCGACGCGCTGATGGCAGCAGGTAATACGATTTCATGGCTGGCCCGGGTCGATGAAGAGCCGCGCCTGCTGGCCATGCTGGCTTTTGGCGACACGGTCAGGGTCAGCTCCCGCGCGGCGGTTCAGTCCCTGCAGGTGGCCGGCGTCCGGACGGTGTTGATCAGTGGCGACAATCCCGCCAGCGCCCGCGCGATTGCGGATCGTCTCGGTATTGATGAGGTTCACGCCCAGGTATTGCCCGGAGACAAGGCTGCGATCATTAGCCGTCTCAAATGGGACGGCAGGGTTGCGATGGTGGGTGACGGCATCAATGACGCCCCTGCTCTGGCTACGGCCGATGTCGGGATAGCGATGGGCAGTGGCACCGACGTCGCGATGCATACCGCCGGCATCACGCTGATGCGGGCCGATCCCCGGCTGGTAGCGGCGGCCATTGCCATCTCCGGGCGCAGCAGCCGCAAAATACATGAAAACCTGTTCTGGGCCTTCATCTACAATGTAACGGGTATACCGCTGGCGGCAATGGGTTTGCTGAACCCTGTCTTTGCCGGAGCCGCAATGGCCCTGAGCAGCATCAGCGTGGTGCTGAACGCACTGCTGCTGAAGCGCTGGCGGCCGGATGACTTTCTGCTGGAGGAACAATAG
- the cueR gene encoding Cu(I)-responsive transcriptional regulator, which translates to MSLQLTIGQIARASGVSARMIRHYEDTGLIPAAIRSDKGYRYYGEQDLHRLRFVRQARKLGFSIEQIAALLGLWQDQQRSSKQVKSLAAEHIAKLDQRIAELQEIRATLAQLIQDCRGDQRPECPILENLAWGETPPH; encoded by the coding sequence GTGAGTCTACAGCTGACCATAGGCCAGATCGCCCGTGCTTCCGGTGTCAGTGCCAGGATGATCCGTCACTATGAGGACACCGGCCTGATTCCGGCGGCGATTCGTAGCGACAAAGGCTACCGATATTACGGCGAGCAGGATCTGCATCGCCTGCGTTTTGTCAGGCAGGCCAGGAAGCTGGGTTTTTCGATTGAGCAGATAGCCGCTTTGCTGGGGCTGTGGCAGGATCAACAGCGTTCCAGTAAACAGGTAAAGAGCCTGGCTGCGGAGCACATTGCGAAACTCGACCAGCGCATTGCGGAACTGCAGGAAATTCGCGCTACCCTGGCGCAGCTGATCCAGGATTGTCGAGGTGACCAGCGCCCGGAGTGTCCCATTCTGGAAAATCTGGCCTGGGGCGAGACGCCGCCGCATTAG
- a CDS encoding multicopper oxidase family protein codes for MKRRDFLAAAGVMLPAAAITRAMAEIGQVQHNTGEATPGRRSEQGYMPVHTPNGWTLPHRMVDGVKEFHLVAEEIEHEFAPGSRAKCWGYNGTSPGPTLEAVEGDRVRILVTNRLPEHTSIHWHGLILPSGMDGISGLTQPPINPGETFVYEFTLQQHGTHMYHPHADEMVQLAMGMMGLFIIHPKAGEAVPVDRDYAILLHNWAMHPGTSRPDPAVMVEFDLWTMNSRVFPAIDSLVARTGERVRIRIGNLSMWNHPIHLHGVQFQVTGSDGGRWPENQWRSEVTEIVGVGQMRDIEFTAVPGDWAFHCHMSHHTMNPMGHDIPNTLGVDQSGIEQEIRQLLPGYMAMGEKGMGEHQDHTDSGHMQGPPNTLAMMMGVGPFGNIEMGGMFTVVKTRDDIAPGDFSDPGWYDHPEGTVASRISRNPDYGRPERRGRLAKAGSEALPTPKREGNHRH; via the coding sequence ATGAAACGCAGAGATTTTCTGGCTGCCGCCGGCGTCATGCTGCCCGCCGCCGCCATCACCCGGGCCATGGCCGAGATCGGCCAGGTTCAACACAACACCGGCGAGGCCACTCCCGGCAGACGCAGCGAGCAGGGCTATATGCCGGTGCATACACCCAACGGCTGGACCCTGCCCCATCGCATGGTCGACGGGGTAAAGGAGTTCCACCTGGTAGCGGAGGAGATCGAGCACGAGTTCGCGCCCGGCTCACGCGCCAAATGCTGGGGCTACAACGGCACCAGCCCGGGGCCGACCCTGGAGGCCGTCGAAGGCGACCGGGTCCGCATCCTGGTCACCAACAGGCTGCCGGAGCACACCAGCATCCACTGGCACGGCCTGATTCTGCCCTCGGGCATGGACGGTATATCCGGCCTGACGCAGCCACCCATCAATCCGGGCGAGACTTTTGTCTACGAGTTCACGCTACAGCAACACGGCACCCATATGTATCACCCGCACGCGGATGAGATGGTGCAACTGGCGATGGGCATGATGGGCCTGTTCATCATTCACCCGAAGGCCGGCGAGGCAGTGCCAGTGGACCGCGACTACGCCATCTTGCTGCACAACTGGGCGATGCACCCGGGCACCTCGCGGCCGGATCCCGCGGTAATGGTGGAGTTCGATCTCTGGACCATGAACTCCAGGGTGTTCCCGGCAATAGATTCGCTGGTGGCCAGGACTGGAGAGCGGGTTCGCATCCGGATCGGCAACCTGTCCATGTGGAACCATCCCATCCACCTGCATGGGGTACAGTTCCAGGTGACCGGCAGCGATGGCGGACGCTGGCCCGAAAACCAGTGGCGCAGCGAGGTCACCGAAATTGTCGGGGTGGGCCAGATGCGGGATATCGAGTTCACCGCGGTGCCAGGGGACTGGGCCTTCCACTGCCACATGTCCCACCACACGATGAACCCGATGGGCCACGATATCCCCAATACGCTGGGGGTGGACCAATCGGGCATCGAGCAGGAAATTCGCCAGTTGCTGCCCGGCTACATGGCCATGGGCGAGAAGGGCATGGGCGAGCACCAGGACCATACCGACAGCGGGCATATGCAGGGGCCGCCCAACACGCTGGCAATGATGATGGGGGTCGGGCCCTTCGGCAACATCGAAATGGGCGGCATGTTCACCGTGGTGAAGACCCGCGATGACATCGCTCCCGGCGACTTCAGCGACCCGGGCTGGTACGACCATCCTGAGGGCACCGTAGCCAGCCGCATCAGCAGGAACCCGGACTACGGCCGCCCCGAGCGCCGCGGCCGCCTGGCGAAGGCCGGCAGCGAGGCCCTGCCCACACCGAAACGGGAGGGCAATCATCGCCATTGA
- a CDS encoding TolC family protein, which produces MNPFFRAGRTGLAFLMLALAGCASAPPDDGSGRAQILLEQRGLEIAGQAQAFTGALSRQQAVQAMLLHHPDMRAEYARLDIAAADVVRASELLNPTLSLSWLNVSGGGSEFTVGLGQSLAGIMLRPARQRLAAADYELAVVDLAQALQDRALAVEAAWYQLAAAEQRLVLQQWASNSARWAGQLAQRFADAGNLPPLDQAEFAQAAAQAELDLIDARRDRDRAHEDLALLLALDHDDWEVTAALPLPVSAGDDREAMVTRALQSHPRLARLRLAVARLDELTGSKRREAWLDDAEVEIEHERKEDERATGPSLSFPLPLWHRNRSVTLAATAEYELLAAEEAALRLQLTRQLRQQLAELEHSRAAIEVRQQRLLPALAAEVEARQARVNFMLDGVFNLLASKRRELEGWLEQVEDLADYWQLEVGLAQLRGRAVTRDSEAVLELTPVGAATGEAATDEPAADPHRHHGNHQPAPTPESHRGHH; this is translated from the coding sequence ATGAATCCTTTTTTCCGTGCCGGCCGCACTGGCCTGGCATTCCTGATGCTGGCCCTGGCGGGCTGCGCCAGCGCTCCCCCCGACGACGGCAGCGGGCGGGCGCAGATCCTGCTGGAGCAGCGCGGACTGGAAATAGCCGGCCAGGCACAAGCCTTCACCGGTGCCCTCTCGCGGCAACAGGCGGTGCAGGCAATGCTGCTACATCATCCCGATATGCGCGCCGAATACGCCCGGTTGGATATCGCCGCCGCCGATGTGGTGCGCGCCAGCGAACTGCTCAACCCCACTCTGTCCCTATCCTGGTTGAATGTCAGTGGCGGTGGCAGCGAATTCACCGTCGGCCTGGGCCAGAGCCTCGCCGGGATAATGCTGCGGCCCGCCCGCCAGCGCCTGGCGGCAGCGGACTATGAGTTGGCGGTAGTGGATCTGGCCCAGGCCCTGCAGGACCGGGCGCTGGCAGTGGAGGCCGCCTGGTACCAGCTGGCCGCGGCGGAGCAACGCCTGGTCTTGCAGCAGTGGGCCAGCAACAGCGCCCGCTGGGCCGGGCAACTGGCCCAGCGTTTCGCCGACGCCGGCAACCTGCCACCACTGGACCAGGCAGAATTCGCCCAGGCGGCGGCGCAAGCAGAGCTGGATCTGATCGACGCCCGTCGGGATCGCGACCGGGCCCACGAGGACCTCGCCCTGCTGCTGGCACTGGATCACGACGACTGGGAGGTCACCGCCGCGCTACCGCTGCCGGTGAGCGCCGGGGACGACCGCGAGGCCATGGTGACCCGCGCCCTGCAATCCCACCCCCGGCTCGCCCGCCTGCGGCTCGCGGTCGCACGCCTGGACGAACTCACCGGCAGCAAGCGCCGGGAAGCCTGGTTGGACGATGCCGAAGTGGAAATTGAACACGAGCGCAAGGAGGACGAGCGCGCCACTGGTCCCAGCCTGTCCTTTCCGCTGCCGCTGTGGCATCGCAACCGCAGCGTGACCCTGGCCGCGACAGCAGAGTACGAGCTGCTCGCGGCGGAAGAGGCCGCGCTGCGGCTGCAACTGACGCGGCAGCTGCGGCAGCAACTGGCCGAGCTGGAACACAGCCGGGCAGCCATCGAAGTCCGCCAGCAGCGCCTGCTGCCGGCGCTTGCGGCGGAAGTGGAGGCGCGGCAGGCACGGGTCAATTTCATGCTCGATGGGGTTTTCAATCTGCTCGCCAGCAAGCGGCGGGAGCTAGAGGGCTGGTTGGAGCAGGTCGAGGATCTGGCGGATTACTGGCAGCTGGAAGTGGGCCTGGCACAGCTTCGCGGCCGCGCCGTCACCCGCGACAGCGAAGCGGTGCTCGAACTGACACCGGTCGGTGCCGCCACTGGCGAGGCAGCGACTGATGAGCCGGCAGCCGACCCCCATCGCCATCACGGCAATCACCAGCCGGCCCCCACTCCCGAATCTCACAGAGGACATCACTGA
- a CDS encoding TSUP family transporter, producing the protein MDFLLPVELAPATAAFLLLCSALTSMITASLGAGGGVLLLVLMAMWVPPLAIIPVHGMIQLGSNGGRALLTWRSVNWRVIAAFAPGVLAGALLGSWLLVELPAAVWQLTIAAFALYLSWGPALPAAVLGGRGIFLVSLATSFISLFVGATGPLVAGFIRQLCSDRFATIATFATAMTLQHAPKALVFGVAGFVFRDWLGFILAMIAAGFAGTCVGVHLLSKISNQQFSNALKWILTILVVRLVWLALD; encoded by the coding sequence ATGGATTTTCTGTTGCCCGTGGAACTCGCTCCGGCCACTGCCGCCTTCCTGCTGCTGTGTTCGGCGCTGACCTCGATGATTACCGCCAGTCTGGGTGCGGGTGGGGGGGTTTTATTGCTGGTATTGATGGCGATGTGGGTGCCGCCACTGGCGATCATTCCCGTACACGGCATGATCCAGCTGGGCTCCAACGGTGGCCGCGCCCTGCTCACCTGGCGCAGTGTCAATTGGCGGGTGATAGCCGCCTTCGCGCCCGGCGTCCTGGCCGGTGCACTGTTGGGGTCATGGTTGCTGGTGGAACTGCCCGCGGCGGTGTGGCAGTTGACCATCGCCGCTTTCGCACTCTATCTCTCCTGGGGGCCCGCCCTGCCTGCCGCTGTGTTGGGCGGTCGCGGTATTTTCCTGGTCTCGCTGGCCACCAGCTTCATCAGCCTGTTTGTCGGCGCCACGGGTCCGCTGGTCGCGGGCTTTATCAGGCAGCTGTGTAGCGACCGCTTCGCCACGATTGCCACCTTTGCCACCGCCATGACCCTGCAGCACGCACCCAAGGCGCTGGTCTTCGGGGTGGCAGGCTTTGTCTTTCGCGACTGGCTGGGGTTCATTCTGGCGATGATCGCGGCCGGCTTCGCCGGCACCTGTGTGGGTGTTCACCTGCTGAGTAAAATCAGCAACCAGCAATTCAGCAATGCTCTAAAGTGGATACTCACTATTCTAGTGGTCCGCTTGGTATGGTTGGCCCTGGACTGA
- a CDS encoding cupin domain-containing protein, producing MSETQRKNAIAGSIQIFRAHEHHLELPPQPDQAHRADLGTIIDYRLQETTGDSMRAIATLPGHFRDTPQWASPWHYHECELQVALIIDGSLDIDYGRDGWSRANRGDLLFIPGLAPHNVGGSSADYQVAEITFPGTFSTVETEAPQETSSVQGQTLAVRDAFLETLNSGVSVYRYKLGDDYTGKYAIRRIIRRRSEPFKPAWCTKSETTKLTFVMRGSKEFQTADDKKERIGPMDILLSPPGVSLLDTKISPDYEAIEITVDGF from the coding sequence ATGTCTGAAACCCAGCGTAAAAATGCGATTGCCGGCAGCATTCAAATTTTTCGGGCGCATGAGCACCATCTTGAACTACCGCCACAGCCCGACCAAGCACACCGGGCTGACCTGGGCACTATTATCGATTACCGCCTCCAGGAAACCACCGGTGATTCCATGCGCGCCATTGCCACGCTTCCGGGTCACTTCCGGGATACTCCACAGTGGGCCAGCCCGTGGCATTATCATGAATGTGAGCTGCAGGTCGCCCTGATTATCGATGGCTCTCTGGACATCGATTATGGCAGGGACGGCTGGTCCCGCGCCAACCGCGGCGATCTGCTATTTATTCCCGGCTTGGCACCGCACAATGTAGGAGGCTCCTCCGCGGATTACCAAGTAGCGGAAATCACCTTTCCCGGCACCTTTAGCACGGTGGAAACCGAGGCGCCCCAAGAAACCTCATCCGTACAGGGACAAACCCTGGCGGTTCGGGATGCATTCCTTGAAACCCTCAATAGTGGCGTTAGTGTATACCGCTACAAACTAGGTGATGACTATACCGGCAAGTATGCGATTCGGCGTATCATCAGACGCCGCAGCGAACCCTTCAAGCCCGCGTGGTGTACAAAGTCTGAAACGACAAAACTAACCTTCGTCATGCGCGGCTCCAAAGAATTCCAGACCGCGGACGACAAAAAGGAAAGAATCGGCCCGATGGACATATTGCTAAGCCCACCGGGAGTATCCCTATTGGATACGAAGATTTCTCCAGATTACGAGGCAATCGAAATCACCGTAGATGGCTTCTAG
- a CDS encoding sugar phosphate isomerase/epimerase family protein encodes MNENRLLASFWTLAGDVSPLDGSAISVNSLESRAAAAHKAGFVGLGLSIDDAKYNIEKYGKRTVRSLLRNYGIQHIELEPLFDWFVDGEQRAASDKVRETTWQLAEDLGAFQLKIGGDFSGADWPVERVTDEFATLCGQASDVGLSVVIELIVESSISDLPTAVKIIQGAGCDNGGLLLDIWQVARAGVSYKDIRNLPEGVIKHIEFCDALKQQQGSWLEDTVCHRLPPGAGELDIGAFLTRFRALSIRD; translated from the coding sequence ATGAACGAAAATCGGTTATTGGCTAGCTTTTGGACACTGGCAGGGGATGTGTCACCGCTGGATGGCAGCGCAATCAGTGTCAATTCTCTCGAGTCGCGGGCCGCGGCCGCGCACAAAGCTGGTTTTGTTGGGCTTGGTCTTAGCATAGACGATGCAAAATACAATATTGAGAAATATGGCAAGCGCACTGTGCGATCCCTCTTGCGCAATTATGGTATCCAGCATATCGAACTGGAACCGCTTTTCGATTGGTTTGTTGATGGCGAGCAGCGTGCTGCGTCGGATAAAGTCAGGGAGACTACTTGGCAACTAGCCGAAGATCTCGGCGCTTTTCAGCTCAAAATAGGCGGTGACTTCTCAGGGGCGGATTGGCCGGTAGAGCGGGTAACCGATGAGTTTGCCACACTATGCGGACAGGCAAGCGACGTTGGGCTCAGCGTGGTAATTGAATTGATTGTCGAATCTTCGATCAGCGATTTGCCAACTGCTGTAAAAATTATCCAAGGGGCGGGCTGTGATAACGGAGGCCTACTGCTTGATATCTGGCAGGTTGCCCGTGCCGGTGTTTCCTATAAGGATATTCGCAACTTGCCCGAGGGCGTTATCAAGCATATTGAATTCTGCGATGCTTTAAAGCAACAACAGGGCTCTTGGCTGGAAGATACGGTGTGCCACAGATTGCCCCCCGGCGCAGGCGAATTGGATATTGGGGCTTTCTTGACTCGATTCAGAGCGCTCAGTATACGGGATTGA
- a CDS encoding TonB-dependent receptor, with the protein MQLRIAISTTLATLGVLGSFSAVAQKTNVLVLDEMLVTAQKRSESSQDIPVSVSAFSTDMLERLQIEDAAQLQFVVPGLVYTSSGGFATPYLRGIGSDIATVGAEPGVATYVDGVYVSSPLSVNMNFIGVERIEVVKGPQGTLYGRNAIGGAINIITKEPGQEFEGRVVAGYGNHDRAEVGFYVSGPVSDTLSLGIYGDYSQRDALVDNLSSLAPRGVPSRKEGRAVRAKAVLTPNETMKFVLTGEYMKMESPDPWGFRQVQDNALGLLAGGDTGTEVRDIYHNYPSFQEGRLYAATLNSHFDLPFAELVSITGYRDYEAVSSVDYDGTDASIMGFAINPATSEQVSQEIQLLSFPESTVKWIAGAYYFDEDTGGDFELAPGDALVNLIAEVPVTSYALFSEAAFPLTEKLEVTGGLRYTYEEKDVSSVQVVPSVNLVTVLPSQSESFEKVTWKLSASYHFNDDVMGYATYSRGFQSGAFNAVDSGAPPVDPEVLDALEVGLKSALLNQRVQLNLAGFYYDFQDLQVQVNDSATGAAASFQNAGAAEVFGFELSAKMLVTDQLDVDFSANYLTSEYQDFPNYAGFIRDDINGGNRPATVNVSGNEIVRAPEWTSSLSVNYSIPFGDSDSLEFSGSYYYNDGFAFDPQHVVNQDSYNFLNGSITWLSNNGYKVSLWGKNLTDEDYLNFGVVSNYGKTHADAPGRLFGVRLTYDFDAR; encoded by the coding sequence ATGCAGCTAAGAATAGCTATCTCAACAACGCTTGCCACACTCGGTGTATTAGGTTCGTTTTCTGCTGTTGCGCAAAAAACCAATGTGCTGGTATTGGATGAAATGCTGGTTACGGCGCAGAAGCGTTCTGAATCTTCTCAGGATATCCCGGTAAGTGTTTCGGCATTCTCCACTGATATGCTAGAGCGTCTGCAAATAGAAGATGCAGCGCAGTTGCAATTTGTGGTTCCAGGCTTGGTGTACACCAGTAGCGGTGGTTTTGCGACGCCTTATCTGCGCGGTATTGGCAGTGACATTGCCACCGTGGGTGCGGAGCCCGGCGTTGCCACGTATGTCGACGGTGTCTATGTTTCCAGTCCGCTGAGTGTCAATATGAATTTTATCGGTGTGGAGCGCATCGAAGTCGTCAAAGGACCGCAAGGCACACTCTATGGCCGTAACGCAATCGGCGGTGCCATCAATATTATTACCAAAGAGCCGGGACAGGAATTTGAAGGTCGAGTAGTGGCCGGTTACGGCAATCATGATCGCGCTGAGGTCGGTTTTTACGTTTCCGGCCCCGTTAGTGATACGTTGTCGCTGGGGATCTATGGGGACTACTCACAGCGCGATGCGCTGGTGGATAATCTTTCCAGTTTGGCGCCGAGGGGCGTGCCGTCGCGCAAAGAAGGCCGGGCAGTTCGCGCCAAAGCAGTGTTAACCCCCAACGAGACAATGAAATTTGTTCTGACCGGCGAATATATGAAGATGGAATCACCCGATCCTTGGGGGTTTCGCCAAGTGCAGGACAACGCGCTGGGGCTTCTGGCCGGCGGTGATACTGGTACGGAGGTGCGCGATATATACCACAATTACCCATCCTTTCAGGAAGGCCGTCTATACGCCGCGACCTTGAACAGCCATTTTGATTTGCCGTTCGCAGAGCTGGTTTCGATTACCGGTTATCGGGACTATGAAGCGGTTTCTTCGGTTGATTATGACGGCACCGATGCGTCAATTATGGGGTTTGCCATAAATCCAGCTACAAGTGAGCAGGTTTCGCAGGAAATTCAACTGCTTTCCTTCCCGGAAAGTACGGTGAAATGGATTGCTGGCGCGTATTATTTTGATGAAGATACCGGTGGTGATTTTGAACTGGCGCCGGGAGATGCGTTGGTGAATTTGATCGCTGAGGTGCCAGTAACCTCCTATGCACTATTTTCGGAAGCGGCATTTCCTCTGACGGAAAAGCTGGAGGTCACCGGTGGCCTGCGTTACACCTACGAAGAGAAAGACGTGTCATCGGTACAGGTGGTTCCGTCCGTTAATCTGGTAACAGTACTTCCTTCCCAGTCCGAATCTTTTGAGAAGGTAACCTGGAAGCTATCAGCATCGTATCATTTCAATGATGATGTAATGGGTTACGCCACCTACAGTCGCGGTTTTCAGTCGGGCGCATTTAATGCTGTCGATTCCGGCGCGCCACCGGTTGACCCGGAAGTTCTGGATGCGCTGGAAGTCGGGCTTAAATCAGCGTTGCTGAATCAGCGGGTACAGCTAAATTTGGCAGGGTTTTACTACGATTTTCAGGATTTGCAGGTGCAGGTCAATGACAGCGCTACCGGTGCGGCGGCCTCGTTCCAGAACGCCGGTGCCGCGGAAGTTTTCGGTTTTGAGTTGAGCGCGAAAATGTTGGTAACAGACCAACTCGATGTTGATTTCAGCGCAAATTATTTAACTTCGGAATACCAGGATTTTCCCAACTATGCTGGGTTTATTCGCGATGATATCAATGGCGGCAACCGCCCTGCCACGGTAAATGTGTCCGGCAATGAGATTGTCCGTGCGCCGGAATGGACCTCGTCTCTTAGCGTAAACTATTCAATTCCTTTCGGTGACAGTGATAGTCTGGAATTTAGCGGGTCCTACTACTACAACGATGGATTTGCCTTTGATCCGCAGCACGTGGTGAATCAGGACTCTTACAATTTTCTGAATGGATCTATTACCTGGCTTTCGAATAACGGTTACAAGGTTTCACTCTGGGGGAAAAACCTTACCGACGAGGATTACCTCAACTTCGGTGTGGTCAGCAACTATGGTAAAACCCACGCGGATGCTCCAGGTAGACTATTTGGTGTACGCTTGACGTATGATTTTGACGCACGTTAG
- a CDS encoding thiamine pyrophosphate-dependent dehydrogenase E1 component subunit alpha, which produces MWGKGGSMHLADFSVGSIGETSIVGSGMPVATGAALTSKLQRTGKISLCFFGDGASNEGTFHESLNLAAIWELPVIFLCENNLYAAATPMFATTSVEDIAARGAAYNIPGKIVDGQDVLAVYEVVSEAVVRAREGIGPTLIEAKTYRYRDHAVNMGNLGAVDLGGRSDKEVEYWLSRDPIELFAKVLANQYEVAASVQEKIRKDVRREVEEAHEFATASPFPKPSAAFTDVYSEAV; this is translated from the coding sequence CTGTGGGGTAAAGGTGGCTCCATGCATCTCGCTGACTTTAGTGTCGGCAGTATTGGCGAAACCAGCATCGTCGGGTCGGGAATGCCGGTTGCCACCGGTGCCGCCCTTACCAGCAAACTACAGAGAACCGGCAAGATTTCGTTGTGTTTTTTTGGCGATGGTGCATCCAACGAGGGCACCTTTCATGAAAGTTTAAATCTTGCGGCGATTTGGGAACTGCCGGTGATATTTTTGTGTGAAAACAACCTCTATGCCGCCGCGACGCCAATGTTTGCCACCACGTCCGTAGAAGATATAGCGGCGCGCGGCGCAGCCTATAATATTCCGGGAAAAATAGTGGATGGCCAAGATGTGTTGGCGGTGTACGAAGTTGTCAGCGAGGCCGTGGTTCGCGCCCGCGAAGGTATCGGCCCGACCTTGATTGAAGCCAAAACCTACCGTTATCGCGACCATGCGGTGAACATGGGGAACTTGGGCGCAGTTGACCTAGGTGGGCGGTCGGACAAGGAAGTTGAGTACTGGCTGTCGCGGGATCCGATTGAGCTGTTCGCCAAGGTGCTTGCCAATCAGTACGAGGTTGCCGCTTCCGTACAGGAAAAAATCAGAAAGGACGTGCGGCGCGAAGTTGAAGAGGCACATGAATTCGCGACGGCGAGCCCGTTTCCCAAGCCGTCAGCCGCCTTTACCGATGTCTATAGCGAGGCGGTCTGA